The nucleotide window GATACCGGGAGCCGGTGGAGGAAATGTATGCGGCCGGAGTTCTGGGGGATCTGGGCCTAACGTGCCGGGTCGTCCATGCGGCGCCTGAGCGTCTTTCCAAGGGCGGGATCGAAAAAATCATTGGGGCCTTCGCCCCGGACCTGGTTGTAATCAGCTCCACCTATCCCGGGCATGTGCAGGATCTTGCCTGGGCCGAAAAAATCAAAAAAGTCCTGCCCCGGGCCATGGTCATAGCGCGGGGTGGACACATGGGCTTTATAGACCGTCAAGACCTGCTAAAGCGCTTTTCCGCCCTGGACGGCGTCATCCGGGGGGAAACGGAATTCACGCTTCGAGGCTTCTTTCAATCCAATGACAAAAGGCTTCCGCCCGGATTCACCCTTCGCCATGGAGATGAATTTGAAGAGACGCCCGATCCCGGCCTGGACAACGACATAACCGCCCTGCCCTTTCCGGCCCGGCGTTTGCTGAACCACAGGTTGTACCGAAGCCCGGTGACGGCCCGGCCCATGGCGACCATCTCGGCCAACCGGGGCTGCTGCCACAGGTGCGTTTTTTGCCCGGCCCACAAAGTGAGTGGAGCGGCCGTCAGGCTTCGCAGCCCGGAGTCCATTGTCCGGGAAATCAGGGAATGCAGGGAGCACTGGGGCATTCAGGATTTTTTTATGCGGGGGGAGACCTTCACAGCTTCCCGGGCCTGGCTGAAGGACTTATGCCGGGAGTTGAAAAAGCAGGCGCCGGGCGTCAGATGGCTTTGCAACGCCCGGGCCGACGCCATGGATTTTGAGCTGGCCGGTCTCATGAAATCCGCCGGCCTTTGCGGGGTGAGCATGGGCGCGGAAAGCCCGAATGCAGACACCCTGGCTCTGATCAGAAAAGATCTCTGTTTCGAAGACGTCAAGAAGGCGGTGGCCGCCTGCCGGTCCCACGGAATCATGACCATGGTTTATTTTCTCATGGGCTTTTTGTGGGAGACCAGGGAGGATATTGTACGCAATATTGAAAAAGCCGGAACTTTGAAAAGCGATGTGACGGAATTTTTCTTTCCCTACCCCTTGCCGGGCGCCGAGCTGTACGAAACCGCCAAAGCGCTGGGCCTGATAAACGATCGCGCCCCCCTGCCCTGGAGCCAGCAGGCGCCGGTTTTCATCCCCCAAGGCCTAAGCGCCCAGGAGTTGATGCAGTTGCGGGCGCGGGCCAGGCGAAATCCGGCCCAAAATATTCGAGCCGCCCGGGCGGTGCTTCGCCAGGCTTCCGGCGCCAGGGAGCTTGCCGCAGTCATGACCCACGGTTTTTTCACCGCAGCAAACGCCTTATTCAGGGCTTAGCGGCTCTTTCTGCGCTTGCACATTCGCCCTGGCCTCGTCTATGCATTTTTTCAATTGCTTGGAAGCCTGCATGTTTTCCGGCTTGATCTTAAGGATCTTCTCAAAAAATTTCGCCGCCTCAACGTATTTCTCCTGGCCCATGTAGATCAACCCAATATTGTACAAAGCGGGAATGTAGTCCGGCACGGCTTGCAGAGTCTCCCTAAAATGCAGGACGGCCT belongs to Desulfatibacillum aliphaticivorans DSM 15576 and includes:
- a CDS encoding B12-binding domain-containing radical SAM protein, whose amino-acid sequence is MILNPKKIRRALFLLPGPYVYEDRCQSYIGKGSFFGYREPVEEMYAAGVLGDLGLTCRVVHAAPERLSKGGIEKIIGAFAPDLVVISSTYPGHVQDLAWAEKIKKVLPRAMVIARGGHMGFIDRQDLLKRFSALDGVIRGETEFTLRGFFQSNDKRLPPGFTLRHGDEFEETPDPGLDNDITALPFPARRLLNHRLYRSPVTARPMATISANRGCCHRCVFCPAHKVSGAAVRLRSPESIVREIRECREHWGIQDFFMRGETFTASRAWLKDLCRELKKQAPGVRWLCNARADAMDFELAGLMKSAGLCGVSMGAESPNADTLALIRKDLCFEDVKKAVAACRSHGIMTMVYFLMGFLWETREDIVRNIEKAGTLKSDVTEFFFPYPLPGAELYETAKALGLINDRAPLPWSQQAPVFIPQGLSAQELMQLRARARRNPAQNIRAARAVLRQASGARELAAVMTHGFFTAANALFRA